One region of Oncorhynchus mykiss isolate Arlee chromosome 8, USDA_OmykA_1.1, whole genome shotgun sequence genomic DNA includes:
- the LOC110530254 gene encoding presequence protease, mitochondrial isoform X2 translates to MFRQSKTVLQKLRSLSFQGHNPSWRFRSTPATERALQYQAGQKIHGFTVKEVVDVPDLFLTAVKLTHDNTGAQYLHAARDDKNNLFSVQLRTTPMDNTGVPHILEHTVLCGSEKYPCRDPFFKMLNRSLSTFMNAFTASDFTMYPFSTQNGKDFQNLLSVYLDAVFFPCLGELDFRQEGWRLENENPTDPSSPLVFKGVVFNEMKGAFSDNEQVYAQHLQNKLYPDHTYGVVSGGEPLAIPDLSWEQLKHFHATHYHPSNARFFTYGDLPLEQHLKQIHEEALSKFERTEPDTAVPNQVHWDRPREDHVTCSPDVMAPDAAKQNTLCMSYLLGDITDTFEGFTLSLMSSLMISGPNAPFYKALIEPKIGTDFSSVVGYDGSTKEASFSIGLQGMAEEDTEKVKQIIIQTFDEIIANGFEEERIEALLHKIEIQMKHQSTSFGLSLASYIASCWNHDGDPVQLLKICDSVTQFRQALKDNPRFLQEKVVHYFKDNTHRLTLSMSPDEAYLEKQVKAEEEKLQKKIQALSESDKKDIYEKGLELLSIQSKTQDASCLPALNVSDIEPTIAVTHVEMGTAGGVPVQYCEQPTNGMVYFRAMCSLNSLPEDLKLYVPLFCSVITKMGCGGLDYRQQDQQIELKTGGMSISTSVNPDYSNMDMYEQGVLLSSSCLERNLPDMFHLWSDIFNSPHFDDVERLRVLVMMSAQELANGISNSGHMYAMTRAARNLTPTGELQETFGGMEQVKFMKRVAEMPDLTQVLRTLPRIKRHILNPLNMRCAVNATPQKMSNAAGQLDNLMCNVSSNKKDRKPVQSNITERPLDSLAPPGSGPSRKLVAEPNFKPCQMKTFFPMPFPINFVSECIRTVPFTHEDCASLNILARMMTSKYLHGEIREKGGAYGGGARMGGGLFTFYSYRDPNTVQTLSAFRKGVDWAISGQFTQQDINEAKLSVFSAVDSPVAPSDKGMGRFLSGITDELKQAHRERLFAVTDKNIVDVAGRYLGIGQRTCGVAILGPENDIIKKDPSWVVK, encoded by the exons ATGTTTAGGCAGAGTAAAACAGTTCTCCAGAAACTTCGATCTTTAAG TTTCCAGGGGCATAATCCATCATGGAGGTTCAGGAGCACCCCAGCAACAGAGAGGGCATTGCAGTACCAGGCAGGACAGAAGATCCATGGCTTCACAGTCAAGGAG GTGGTTGATGTTCCTGACCTGTTCCTTACTGCTGTCAAACTGACCCATGACAACACAGGCGCCCAGTATCTACACGCAGCTAGAGATGACAAAAACAATCTCTTTAG TGTTCAGCTCAGGACGACCCCGATGGACAACACAGGGGTCCCACACATCCTGGAACACACAGTGTTGTGTGGCTCAGAGAAGTACCCCTGCAGAGACCCCTTCTTCAAGATGCTCAACAGATCACTCTCCACCTTCATGAATGCattcacag CCAGTGATTTCACCATGTATCCATTCTCCACACAAAACGGGAAAGACTTCCAGAATCTCCTCTCCGTGTATCTGGATGCAGTGTTTTTCCCTTGTCTGGGGGAACTAGATTTTCG GCAGGAGGGATGGAGACTGGAGAATGAAAACCCTACAGATCCTAGTTCCCCTTTGGTCTTCAAAGGAGTTGTCTTCAATGAAATGAAGGGTGCTTTT TCAGACAATGAGCAAGTGTATGCCCAGCACCTCCAGAACAAGCTGTATCCTGACCACACATATGGTGTGGTGTCTGGAGGGGAACCTCTGGCCATCCCTGACCTCTCCTGGGAGCAACTCAAGCACTTCCATGCCACACACTACCACCCCAGCAACGCAAG GTTCTTTACCTATGGGGACCTGCCCTTAGAGCAGCACCTGAAACAGATCCATGAGGAGGCTCTGTCCAAGTTTGAACGCACTGAGCCTGACACTGCTGTCCCCAACCAAGTCCACTGGGACAGGCCT agagaggaccatgTGACCTGTAGTCCCGATGTTATGGCGCCTGATGCAGCCAAACAGAACACACTGTGTATGAGCTACCTGCTTGGAGA TATCACAGATACATTTGAGGGCTTCACCCTGAGTCTGATGTCCTCTCTGATGATTTCTGGACCTAACGCTCCCTTCTACAAGGCCCTTATAGAACCCAAGATAGGAACAGACTTTTCTTCTGTCGTAGG ATATGATGGGAGCACCAAAGAGGCATCGTTCAGTATTGGCTTACAAGGAATGGCCGAAGAAGATACCGAGAAAGTCAAGCAAATCATCATCCAAACCTTTGATGAGATCATTGC TAATGGATttgaagaggagaggatagaggccCTGCTTCATAAGATTGAGATCCAGATGAAACATCAGTCTACCAGCTTCGGCCTGTCTCTGGCCTCG TACATAGCTTCCTGTTGGAACCATGATGGAGACCCGGTTCAGCTGCTGAAGATCTGCGACAGTGTGACCCAGTTCAGACAGGCCTTGAAGGACAACCCTCGCTTCCTCCAGGAGAAAGTCGTGCACTACTTCAAG GATAATACTCACAGACTGACTCTGTCTATGAGTCCTGATGAGGCGTACCTGGAGAAACAGGTCAAAGCAGAGGAGGAGAAACTCCAGAAGAAGATACAGGCTCTGTCTGAGAGTGACAAGAAAGACATCTATGAGAAAG GTCTTGAGCTGCTATCGATTCAGAGCAAGACCCAGGATGCTTCATGTCTCCCTGCCCTGAACGTATCTGATATTGAGCCAACGATAGCAGTCACACATGTGGAGATGGGCACTGCAG GAGGAGTGCCAGTACAGTACTGTGAGCAGCCCACCAATGGCATGGTCTACTTCAGAGCTATGTGTAGTCTCAACAGCCTCCCTGAGGACCTCAAACTATACGTGCCCCTCTTCTGCAGTGTCATCACCAA GATGGGCTGTGGAGGGCTGGACTACAGGCAGCAGGACCAGCAGATTGAGCTGAAAACAGGAGGCATGTCCATCTCCACATCAGTCAACCCTGACTACTCTAACATGGATATGTATGAACAG GGAGTCCTCCTTTCATCTTCCTGCCTGGAGAGGAATCTTCCTGATATGTTTCACCTGTGGAGTGACATATTCAACAG CCCGCACTTTGATGACGTGGAGCGTCTACGTGTTCTGGTCATGATGTCGGCTCAGGAACTGGCCAATGGGATCTCTAATTCTGGTCACATGTATGCCATGACACGGGCAGCTCGCAACCTTACCCCAACAGGAGAACTACAGGAGACCTTCGGAGGGATGGAGCAG GTCAAGTTTATGAAGAGGGTCGCAGAGATGCCAGACCTCACCCAAGTTCTACGGACACTTCCTAGAATCAAGAGACACATTCTCAACCCACTGAACATGAG ATGTGCGGTTAACGCAACACCACAGAAGATGTCTAATGCCGCTGGACAGTTGGATAACTTAATGTGTAACGTTTCTTCCAATAAGAAGGATCGCAAACCAGTCCAGTCCAATATCACTGAG AGACCTCTTGACTCACTGGCACCCCCTGGATCTGGCCCAAGCAGAAAACTTGTCGCT GAGCCCAACTTCAAGCCCTGCCAGATGAAGACATTTTTCCCAATGCCCTTCCCAATCAACTTTGTCAGCGAGTGTATCCGCACCGTGCCCTTCACCCATGAGGACTGTGCCAG cctgaATATCCTGGCCCGGATGATGACGTCTAAGTACCTGCATGGAGAGATCAGAGAGAAGGGTGGGGCCTACGGTGGAGGGGCCAGGATGGGAGGAGGACTATTCACCTTCTATTCATACAG AGACCCCAACACGGTGCAGACTCTGTCAGCATTCCGTAAGGGTGTGGACTGGGCCATATCAGGACAGTTTACCCAGCAGGACATCAATGAGGCCAAGCTGTCCGTGTTCTCAGCCGTGGACTCCCCCGTCGCCCCCTCCGATAAAG GTATGGGCCGCTTCCTGAGTGGAATCACAGACGAGCTGAAACAGGCCCACAGAGAGAGACTCTTTGCAGTCACAGACAAGAACATTGTCGATGTTGCTGGCAG GTACCTTGGCATTGGACAAAGGACATGTGGAGTTGCTATTCTGGGCCCTGAGAATGACATCATCAAGAAAGACCCCTCGTGGGTGGTAAAATAA
- the LOC110530254 gene encoding presequence protease, mitochondrial isoform X1 — MYNVMQQLMQASNGLSLGKSSFQGHNPSWRFRSTPATERALQYQAGQKIHGFTVKEVVDVPDLFLTAVKLTHDNTGAQYLHAARDDKNNLFSVQLRTTPMDNTGVPHILEHTVLCGSEKYPCRDPFFKMLNRSLSTFMNAFTASDFTMYPFSTQNGKDFQNLLSVYLDAVFFPCLGELDFRQEGWRLENENPTDPSSPLVFKGVVFNEMKGAFSDNEQVYAQHLQNKLYPDHTYGVVSGGEPLAIPDLSWEQLKHFHATHYHPSNARFFTYGDLPLEQHLKQIHEEALSKFERTEPDTAVPNQVHWDRPREDHVTCSPDVMAPDAAKQNTLCMSYLLGDITDTFEGFTLSLMSSLMISGPNAPFYKALIEPKIGTDFSSVVGYDGSTKEASFSIGLQGMAEEDTEKVKQIIIQTFDEIIANGFEEERIEALLHKIEIQMKHQSTSFGLSLASYIASCWNHDGDPVQLLKICDSVTQFRQALKDNPRFLQEKVVHYFKDNTHRLTLSMSPDEAYLEKQVKAEEEKLQKKIQALSESDKKDIYEKGLELLSIQSKTQDASCLPALNVSDIEPTIAVTHVEMGTAGGVPVQYCEQPTNGMVYFRAMCSLNSLPEDLKLYVPLFCSVITKMGCGGLDYRQQDQQIELKTGGMSISTSVNPDYSNMDMYEQGVLLSSSCLERNLPDMFHLWSDIFNSPHFDDVERLRVLVMMSAQELANGISNSGHMYAMTRAARNLTPTGELQETFGGMEQVKFMKRVAEMPDLTQVLRTLPRIKRHILNPLNMRCAVNATPQKMSNAAGQLDNLMCNVSSNKKDRKPVQSNITERPLDSLAPPGSGPSRKLVAEPNFKPCQMKTFFPMPFPINFVSECIRTVPFTHEDCASLNILARMMTSKYLHGEIREKGGAYGGGARMGGGLFTFYSYRDPNTVQTLSAFRKGVDWAISGQFTQQDINEAKLSVFSAVDSPVAPSDKGMGRFLSGITDELKQAHRERLFAVTDKNIVDVAGRYLGIGQRTCGVAILGPENDIIKKDPSWVVK, encoded by the exons ATGTATAACGTGATGCAACAGCTGATGCAAGCCAGCAATGGTCTCTCTCTTGGCAAATCCAGTTTCCAGGGGCATAATCCATCATGGAGGTTCAGGAGCACCCCAGCAACAGAGAGGGCATTGCAGTACCAGGCAGGACAGAAGATCCATGGCTTCACAGTCAAGGAG GTGGTTGATGTTCCTGACCTGTTCCTTACTGCTGTCAAACTGACCCATGACAACACAGGCGCCCAGTATCTACACGCAGCTAGAGATGACAAAAACAATCTCTTTAG TGTTCAGCTCAGGACGACCCCGATGGACAACACAGGGGTCCCACACATCCTGGAACACACAGTGTTGTGTGGCTCAGAGAAGTACCCCTGCAGAGACCCCTTCTTCAAGATGCTCAACAGATCACTCTCCACCTTCATGAATGCattcacag CCAGTGATTTCACCATGTATCCATTCTCCACACAAAACGGGAAAGACTTCCAGAATCTCCTCTCCGTGTATCTGGATGCAGTGTTTTTCCCTTGTCTGGGGGAACTAGATTTTCG GCAGGAGGGATGGAGACTGGAGAATGAAAACCCTACAGATCCTAGTTCCCCTTTGGTCTTCAAAGGAGTTGTCTTCAATGAAATGAAGGGTGCTTTT TCAGACAATGAGCAAGTGTATGCCCAGCACCTCCAGAACAAGCTGTATCCTGACCACACATATGGTGTGGTGTCTGGAGGGGAACCTCTGGCCATCCCTGACCTCTCCTGGGAGCAACTCAAGCACTTCCATGCCACACACTACCACCCCAGCAACGCAAG GTTCTTTACCTATGGGGACCTGCCCTTAGAGCAGCACCTGAAACAGATCCATGAGGAGGCTCTGTCCAAGTTTGAACGCACTGAGCCTGACACTGCTGTCCCCAACCAAGTCCACTGGGACAGGCCT agagaggaccatgTGACCTGTAGTCCCGATGTTATGGCGCCTGATGCAGCCAAACAGAACACACTGTGTATGAGCTACCTGCTTGGAGA TATCACAGATACATTTGAGGGCTTCACCCTGAGTCTGATGTCCTCTCTGATGATTTCTGGACCTAACGCTCCCTTCTACAAGGCCCTTATAGAACCCAAGATAGGAACAGACTTTTCTTCTGTCGTAGG ATATGATGGGAGCACCAAAGAGGCATCGTTCAGTATTGGCTTACAAGGAATGGCCGAAGAAGATACCGAGAAAGTCAAGCAAATCATCATCCAAACCTTTGATGAGATCATTGC TAATGGATttgaagaggagaggatagaggccCTGCTTCATAAGATTGAGATCCAGATGAAACATCAGTCTACCAGCTTCGGCCTGTCTCTGGCCTCG TACATAGCTTCCTGTTGGAACCATGATGGAGACCCGGTTCAGCTGCTGAAGATCTGCGACAGTGTGACCCAGTTCAGACAGGCCTTGAAGGACAACCCTCGCTTCCTCCAGGAGAAAGTCGTGCACTACTTCAAG GATAATACTCACAGACTGACTCTGTCTATGAGTCCTGATGAGGCGTACCTGGAGAAACAGGTCAAAGCAGAGGAGGAGAAACTCCAGAAGAAGATACAGGCTCTGTCTGAGAGTGACAAGAAAGACATCTATGAGAAAG GTCTTGAGCTGCTATCGATTCAGAGCAAGACCCAGGATGCTTCATGTCTCCCTGCCCTGAACGTATCTGATATTGAGCCAACGATAGCAGTCACACATGTGGAGATGGGCACTGCAG GAGGAGTGCCAGTACAGTACTGTGAGCAGCCCACCAATGGCATGGTCTACTTCAGAGCTATGTGTAGTCTCAACAGCCTCCCTGAGGACCTCAAACTATACGTGCCCCTCTTCTGCAGTGTCATCACCAA GATGGGCTGTGGAGGGCTGGACTACAGGCAGCAGGACCAGCAGATTGAGCTGAAAACAGGAGGCATGTCCATCTCCACATCAGTCAACCCTGACTACTCTAACATGGATATGTATGAACAG GGAGTCCTCCTTTCATCTTCCTGCCTGGAGAGGAATCTTCCTGATATGTTTCACCTGTGGAGTGACATATTCAACAG CCCGCACTTTGATGACGTGGAGCGTCTACGTGTTCTGGTCATGATGTCGGCTCAGGAACTGGCCAATGGGATCTCTAATTCTGGTCACATGTATGCCATGACACGGGCAGCTCGCAACCTTACCCCAACAGGAGAACTACAGGAGACCTTCGGAGGGATGGAGCAG GTCAAGTTTATGAAGAGGGTCGCAGAGATGCCAGACCTCACCCAAGTTCTACGGACACTTCCTAGAATCAAGAGACACATTCTCAACCCACTGAACATGAG ATGTGCGGTTAACGCAACACCACAGAAGATGTCTAATGCCGCTGGACAGTTGGATAACTTAATGTGTAACGTTTCTTCCAATAAGAAGGATCGCAAACCAGTCCAGTCCAATATCACTGAG AGACCTCTTGACTCACTGGCACCCCCTGGATCTGGCCCAAGCAGAAAACTTGTCGCT GAGCCCAACTTCAAGCCCTGCCAGATGAAGACATTTTTCCCAATGCCCTTCCCAATCAACTTTGTCAGCGAGTGTATCCGCACCGTGCCCTTCACCCATGAGGACTGTGCCAG cctgaATATCCTGGCCCGGATGATGACGTCTAAGTACCTGCATGGAGAGATCAGAGAGAAGGGTGGGGCCTACGGTGGAGGGGCCAGGATGGGAGGAGGACTATTCACCTTCTATTCATACAG AGACCCCAACACGGTGCAGACTCTGTCAGCATTCCGTAAGGGTGTGGACTGGGCCATATCAGGACAGTTTACCCAGCAGGACATCAATGAGGCCAAGCTGTCCGTGTTCTCAGCCGTGGACTCCCCCGTCGCCCCCTCCGATAAAG GTATGGGCCGCTTCCTGAGTGGAATCACAGACGAGCTGAAACAGGCCCACAGAGAGAGACTCTTTGCAGTCACAGACAAGAACATTGTCGATGTTGCTGGCAG GTACCTTGGCATTGGACAAAGGACATGTGGAGTTGCTATTCTGGGCCCTGAGAATGACATCATCAAGAAAGACCCCTCGTGGGTGGTAAAATAA